Proteins co-encoded in one Colletes latitarsis isolate SP2378_abdomen chromosome 2, iyColLati1, whole genome shotgun sequence genomic window:
- the Pps gene encoding protein partner of snf isoform X1: MSSSYVIEPQDSGLEKKDDTLIIVVNDDGTISVDQETLQSLIMNQSNANVSVVRVGQAEADAENGDITLTVDPPPFTPATINTGTTATDATSFVDPFMEMDPEQLERLETALQSEEAKQILGENVTAMLDMLTVEEQQNCIRYSVELDHCYTSRSSPTDPKPKDPLPTTDSPTSVETPQFTRQHSPVHGTSNTTSPSTEAESITTPKAKVITKTSKPVGRPRKNIAPASVAVSNNSRSSINIMTTPKSVGHPASRNLGGALHQGIGKHQGRSNDEDEEEPSSSSTESSESEPPSDNDSDFGPRGPRRGGVRARGGRKGLTTRGGSMAATRRRGKQMDMEQVRRLDMEMAAAVNAMKSPEKDDKSGGFNLVRGKRQYRSTIGRRKEESPRVESSAVINEDTPVAFEKPLQTTNQVKANLINANMIKGDMILTKPGQGKSNQKVTFVQKQVLMKPNDIKNIGLKKQVMLPKGKFLSQAGTKFYATKDGKLVQVPITAKAITSNVPVTQVKSTAPQVSPTQQSAIVQNQTSPLQQQQPQQQSVKVISPVTTSKMKPCDVKKEKRKSDGLDVVTKTEVDPGKATENKILDDFFSGAKRHPKKETRKSPACIVDSLGPALFSTPDIIRRVGSNGDSKIQENTVTSPISTTPVAQSSSSSSSSSSSSSSSASSSRSESHTTTEKKETSDSLVQSNEEESKPTVKANVPEELQSTLESGGIEGEEQLLATLEMEASKHEEELLAEALLLQEELGVDLADHTALVEQGGTTSESLPPSNTLVPSLLTSEPEVTKSVDAATTAVTTTTMSSTTVAVATTGASVAREPIKKSSKDEKEPIQIIRGGRVITLPPIEAPATRSKRLQAKVEPAQKTFNTVKRMEKFSVQTVQHRSSQSAKHDSRMNVIHNEENEHEGMMLDKRHDAEEDDEDVQKHDGADEDEEEEEDEEDDNSDSEDDPDRLWCICKRPHNNRFMICCDVCEDWFHGKCVHVSKAMGQQMEEKGIEWVCPNCLKKKDEEVKNKANAQGAIGKQRIQSDAVQDNSIVMKNLSSPSQHQASSLISSASDYGGVQYSSGMQCVVCKKEARNSSIYCSDACILAHAQETLTKDKPLPVSTPSPKATKSSLFDAAAAKPKSEARVIVFETTTGKVLTGTDAPTRANLRMWLKENPTFEVFGTNNLNALQPGKTLSTIHTQVSNKTGKTAILSSGKGQNVPKMTYTKVPGSKQMILTAGNKKYTIISSSGQQQQQPQQQQQQSQPLHTKTIQMKQTMIAQGEKGPLILKVATPKSTNQVQLKQQTVPLPKQSPNVKKQEVKQPVVQSKLQVKPSPTRKPENEPIRVNIRKTLTELLASRIKETDDLKLTDEEIAELAFNIELELYKYFKDTGAKYKAKYRSLVFNIKDTKNLTLFRKIADRSLTPDAVVRLSPDEMASQELAEWREKETKHQLEMIKKNELDLMAQAKSIVVKTHKGEQIIENDGSIERVDPKTPVQDIVTALNSADSITSTVDDMEKELERMNDEDRSFRATEDAKKLRNFDDKRRKDKEKDRGREKEKGGKDKERGREKESRSKGRRERSVSRSRHKHGRDDRERSKTREKSRERKTRDKEGKRERERDREKGKERDRERERERSRTREREKSKVRERGNKEKGKQKDRERERHRNSDNNSRNRSGLFVYGELKDIDKSDEYDKKEEPTGSAGASSEKSIEDRLWRHIEDEATTNTIDGNDSDVSDREPTSTVTIKTPDINEEVEREREQEPVTVERDMPKGAWQTVWRGFVNMVDVAKFFITAQEVSGHAKDLMDDLPDTVDVVGRISHETVWDYISKMKKTGSKEILVIRLTAANDEEKIPYITLYSYLNSRSRLGVVGNVSKNIKDFYIMPFSNQSTIPSVLLPLNGPGFEEHRPHLLLGIIVRNKRKRFAGVPSSSIPMKLAKKDSDRSYTPPLVAASKDKASTSNVTTMITATITSAATPTIATSLPSSSSSSSSSSPAPPMTTNAYLKATADSMKEKLPVTQTTLDSLNRAHIGMSRSTLLDTAAICKIVPELSSKIDLTSSPDKTTLDDDGDEPYSPGQMDEEQIDFDLRTSSSTCSTAAAIPSMSMSMSMGIDGSSIDNGIISSSKNSNDLQRKMEELNRQIEEQKQQIQNISSSFLVESTPTLPGLGLDPPTGDENDEEAYSPSDTRSFTPPPPSGISKFTQPILDKVSNITIPANLQEILANVKRQESSKVDPYLPSKPSATFLTTVNSSIYQNSEKYSSPSPVKLSVSGSGKSNTEKSSLDSTNHRESLSKEKESKSTLSSLSDLDLIRKAEEELAAVAAASAAAASGTAVAEKPIQPTLSATSALPTIVGTPPPTIIPMSTNLSGLATATDSPYEGTSYKNPFPETFKRNLAPEQPKPPGLEDEDFPPFPSTPPSVESSASKTMSRSKFVPKSGIVLSIKRKVDDCTAASASNKTPRVKSRWGQGPSDSVD, from the exons ATGTCTAGCTCCTATGTTATCGAGCCGCAGGACAGCGGATTAGAAAAGAAGGACGATACGTTAATTATTGTTGTTAATGATGATGGTACCATATCCGTCGACCAAGAAACCTTGCAGAGTTTAATCA TGAATCAATCTAACGCAAATGTCAGCGTTGTTAGAGTAGGGCAAGCAGAGGCTGATGCAGAAAACGGAGACATAACGCTGACCGTGGACCCTCCACCTTTTACACCTGCTACGATAAATACTGGGACCACAGCCACAGACGCTACCAGCTTCGTTGATCCTTTTATGGAGATGGATCCGGAACAGTTGGAAAGATTGGAGACTGCCTTACAAAGCGAAGAAGCGAAACAAATTCTCGGAGAAAATGTTACAGCAATGCTTG ATATGTTAACAGTGGAGGAACAGCAGAACTGTATAAGGTACAGTGTTGAATTGGATCATTGCTATACGAGCAGATCGTCGCCCACCGATCCAAAGCCGAAGGACCCCTTACCTACTACCGATTCACCTACATCCGTTGAAACTCCACAATTTACGCGTCAACATTCGCCTGTTCATGGAACGTCCAACACGACGTCACCTAGTACCGAAGCCGAGAGCATAACTACACCAAAGGCGAAGGTTATTACAAAAACT AGTAAACCAGTAGGTCGTCCGCGGAAGAATATCGCACCAGCTTCCGTAGCTGTGTCTAATAATTCGAGGTCGTCCATCAATATAATGACTACACCTAAGTCTGTTGGGCATCCGGCATCGAGAAACTTAGGTGGAGCATTACACCAAGGAATTGGAAAAC ACCAAGGTAGGTCCAACGACGAGGATGAAGAAGAACCGTCGTCGTCATCTACCGAATCGTCCGAATCGGAACCGCCGTCGGACAATGATTCAGACTTTGGACCACGAGGTCCTAGAAGAGGTGGCGTCAGAGCTAGAGGCGGTAGAAAAGGTCTTACTACCAGAGGAGGCAGTATGGCGGCTACTCGTAGGAGAGGTAAACAAATGGATATGGAGCAAGTTCGTCGACTGGACATGGAAATGGCCGCAGCTGTGAACGCTATGAAGAGTCCAGAAAAAGATGACAAATCAG GAGGATTTAATCTTGTAAGAGGTAAAAGACAGTACAGGTCTACCATCGGAAGGAGGAAAGAAGAGTCGCCACGCGTCGAATCATCAGCAGTAATAAACGAGGACACACCGGTTGCGTTCGAAAAACCGCTACAAACAACGAATCAAGTCAAAGCAAATTTGATCAATGCCAATATGATCAAAGGCGATATGATTCTTACGAAACCTGGACAAGGGAAGAGCAATCAAAAAGTTACGTTCGTGCAGAAGCAGGTGTTAATGAAGCCGAATGACATTAAAAACATTGGCTTGAAGAAGCAAGTGATGCTTCCGAAAGGGAAATTTTTAAGTCAAGCTGGAACCAAGTTCTATGCGACCAAAGACGGCAAACTGGTTCAAGTACCGATAACCGCCAAAGCCATAACCTCCAACGTACCGGTCACTCAAGTCAAGAGTACAGCGCCGCAAGTATCTCCGACGCAACAGTCTGCCATTGTTCAGAATCAAACATCGCCGTTGCAACAGCAACAGCCGCAGCAACAGTCGGTGAAAGTGATTTCGCCCGTTACTACGTCAAAAATGAAACCTTGCGAcgtaaagaaagaaaaaagaaaatccgACGGGTTAGATGTAGTTACGAAAACCGAAGTAGATCCTGGAAAGGCAACGGAAAACAAGATTCTGGACG ATTTCTTTTCAGGTGCAAAAAGGCATCCAAAGAAAGAGACTCGTAAATCGCCGGCATGTATAGTGGACAGTTTAGGACCCGCGTTATTCTCGACCCCAGATATTATTCGTCGTGTCGGTTCAAACGGCGATTCGAAAATACAAGAAAATACAGTGACATCGCCGATTTCCACGACACCGGTAGCACAATCGTCGTCGTCTTCGTCCTCGTCatcttcgtcgtcgtcgtcgtccgcATCATCGAGTCGTTCAG AATCTCACACAACCACTGAAAAGAAAGAAACTAGTGATTCTTTGGTACAATCCAACGAAGAAGAATCTAAACCGACTGTAAAAGCTAATGTACCAGAGGAATTACAGTCTACTTTAGAATCAG GTGGCATAGAAGGCGAGGAACAGTTGTTAGCTACATTGGAAATGGAAGCTAGCAAACACGAAGAAGAATTACTCGCAGAAGCACTGTTGCTACAAGAGGAACTCGGAGTCGATTTAGCCGACCAT ACTGCACTTGTTGAACAAGGAGGAACTACGTCCGAATCATTGCCCCCAAGTAACACGCTTGTTCCGTCTCTGCTCACATCTGAACCGGAAGTCACTAAATCAGTAGATGCTGCTACGACAGCAGTCACGACGACGACAATGTCGAGCACGACTGTTGCTGTGGCAACAACAGGCGCAAGTGTAGCCAGAGAACCGATAAAGAAGTCTTCGAAGGATGAGAAGGAACCTATTCAGATCATTCGCGGTGGACGAGTAATTACATTACCCCCTATCGAGGCTCCAGCTACTAGAAGTAAAAGGTTACAAGCAAAGGTCGAACCTGCACAAAAGACATTTAATACGGTCAAACGAATGGAGAAGTTCAG TGTACAAACGGTTCAGCACAGATCGTCGCAATCCGCCAAGCATGACAGTCGTATGAATGTAATCCATAATGAAGAAAATGAACACGAGGGAATGATGTTAGATAAGAGGCATGACGCAGAGGAAGATGACGAAGACGTGCAAAAGCACGATGGAGCGGACGAAGATGAAGAGGAGGAGGAAGATGAGGAGGACGATAATTCGGACTCGGAGGATGATCCTGATAGGCTTTGGTGTATATGCAAGCGTCCGCACAACAATCGTTTCATGATATGTTGCGACGTTTGCGAAGATTGGTTCCATGGAAAATGCGTACACGTTAGCAAAGCAATGG GTCAACAAATGGAGGAAAAAGGAATAGAATGGGTTTGTCCAAATTGTTTGAAGAAAAAAGACGAGGAAGTAAAGAATAAGGCAAACGCGCAGGGTGCGATTGGGAAGCAACGGATTCAATCGGACGCTGTACAGGACAACTCTATCGTCATGAAAAATCTCAGTTCCCCGTCTCAGCATCAAGCATCGTCTTTGATCTCTTCTGCTTCCGATTATGGTGGTGTTCAATATTCTAGCGGCATGCAATGTGTCGTTTGTAAAAAAGAAGCAAGGAACTCCAGCATATACTGCTCCGATGCCTGTATACTCGCACACGCCCAAGAAACTTTGACCAAAGATAAACCGTTGCCGGTGTCAACGCCAAGTCCAAAAGCAACAAAGTCGTCGCTGTTCGACGCCGCTGCCGCCAAACCGAAGTCTGAGGCTAGAGTCATAGTGTTTGAAACAACAACCGGGAAAGTGTTAACTGGTACGGAtgccccgacgagagcaaatttaCGTATGTGGTTAAAAGAAAATCCTACGTTCGAGGTGTTTGGTACGAATAACCTTAACGCGTTGCAACCGGGAAAAACACTTTCCACCATTCATACGCAAGTGTCTAATAAAACAGGAAAAACTGCGATACTGTCGTCCGGGAAAGGGCAAAATGTTCCAAAGATGACGTATACAAAAGTGCCAGGTTCGAAGCAAATGATTTTAACGGCAGGAAACAAGAAATATACGATAATCTCTAGCAGCgggcaacagcaacaacagccgcaacagcaacaacaacaatctCAACCGCTGCATACGAAGACGATACAAATGAAACAGACGATGATAGCTCAGGGGGAAAAAGGTCCATTGATTTTGAAGGTAGCAACGCCAAAATCGACCAATCAAGTGCAATTGAAGCAGCAAACAGTACCGTTGCCGAAGCAATCACCGAACGTGAAGAAGCAAGAAGTAAAACAACCAGTCGTGCAATCGAAACTACAAGTAAAACCAAGTCCGACGAGAAAACCTGAAAACGAACCTATAAGGGTGAACATTCGAAAAACTTTGACGGAACTGTTAGCGAGTCGCATAAAGGAAACCGACGACTTGAAGCTGACCGACGAGGAGATCGCCGAACTGGCTTTCAATATCGAGTTGGAATTGTACAAATATTTCAAAGATACCGGAGCCAAGTATAAGGCCAAGTATAGAAGTCTCGTGTTCAATATAAAGGACACGAAAAATTTAACCTTGTTCCGGAAAATAGCCGACAGATCGTTAACGCCCGATGCCGTGGTGAGACTAAGCCCCGACGAAATGGCGAGCCAAGAGTTGGCCGAATGGCGGGAAAAGGAAACGAAGCACCAGTTAGAAATGATCAAGAAGAACGAGTTGGATTTGATGGCGCAGGCCAAGTCTATCGTCGTGAAAACACACAAGGGCGAGCAGATTATCGAGAACGACGGCAGCATCGAGCGCGTCGATCCCAAGACTCCCGTGCAAGACATCGTGACCGCATTGAACAGCGCCGACAGTATAACTTCGACCGTGGACGACATGGAAAAGGAGTTGGAAAGAATGAACGACGAGGATAGAAGCTTCAGAGCAACGGAAGATGCGAAGAAACTGAGGAACTTTGACGATAAGAGAAGAAAGGACAAGGAAAAGGACAGGGGTCGAGAAAAGGAGAAAGGTGGTAAGGACAAGGAAAGAGGAAGGGAGAAGGAGAGTCGTTCGAAAGGTAGACGAGAGAGGAGCGTCAGCAGAAGTAGACACAAGCACGGTAGAGACGACAGGGAACGCAGCAAGACCAGAGAGAAGAGCAGGGAACGTAAGACTCGGGACAAGGAAGGGAAACGCGAAAGGGAAAGGGATCGCGAGAAGGGGAAAGAACGCGATCGGGAAAGGGAACGAGAACGATCGAGGACAAGAGAACGGGAGAAATCAAAAGTACGGGAAAGAGGCAATAAAGAAAAGGGCAAGCAAAAGGATAGGGAACGggaacgacacagaaacagcgaTAACAATTCGAGGAATCGTAGTGGTTTGTTCGTGTATGGGGAATTGAAGGACATCGACAAGAGCGACGAGTACGATAAGAAAGAAGAACCGACAGGCTCGGCTGGAGCATCGTCAGAGAAATCGATCGAGGATCGACTTTGGCGACATATCGAGGACGAGGCCACTACGAACACCATCGATGGGAACGACTCGGACGTGTCGGACAGGGAACCCACTTCGACAGTGACGATCAAGACGCCGGACATCAACGAAGAGGTCGAGAGAGAACGGGAACAAGAACCGGTCACTGTCGAGAGGGACATGCCGAAAGGAGCATGGCAAACAGTTTGGAGGGGATTCGTCAACATGGTGGACGTCGCTAAATTTTTCATTACAGCGCAAGAAGTCAGCGGCCACGCGAAGGATCTGATGGACGATCTGCCCGACACGGTGGACGTTGTCGGTAGGATAAGTCACGAGACCGTTTGGGACTACATCTCGAAGATGAAGAAGACGGGTTCGAAGGAGATCCTGGTGATTCGTCTGACAGCCGCCAACGACGAAGAAAAGATCCCGTACATAACCCTGTACAGTTACCTGAACAGCAGAAGTCGGCTCGGTGTCGTTGGAAACGTTTCGAAGAATATCAAAGATTTTTACATAATGCCTTTCTCGAATCAAAGCACGATACCTTCGGTTCTGTTGCCTCTGAACGGACCTGGTTTCGAGGAGCACAGACCCCACCTGCTCTTGGGTATAATCGTACGTAACAAGAGGAAACGGTTTGCTGGCGTACCCTCGTCGAGTATACCGATGAAACTGGCGAAAAAAGACAGCGATCGAAGCTACACGCCACCTTTGGTCGCAGCTTCGAAGGATAAGGCTAGTACCTCAAACGTGACGACAATGATCACGGCTACGATCACGTCCGCAGCGACGCCAACGATCGCGACATCGTTACcgtcctcgtcgtcgtcgtcttcgTCTTCTTCGCCTGCCCCGCCAATGACCACCAACGCGTATCTCAAAGCCACGGCCGACTCCATGAAAGAGAAGCTTCCAGTCACGCAAACGACTCTCGACAGCTTGAACAGAGCGCACATAGGAATGTCGAGGAGTACGCTGCTCGATACCGCGGCCATATGCAAAATCGTTCCGGAACTGTCTTCGAAGATCGACCTTACTTCCTCGCCCGATAAAACGACCCTCGACGACGACGGCGACGAACCCTACAGTCCCGGTCAGATGGACGAAGAACAGATCGATTTCGATCTACGAACCTCTTCCTCCACTTGTTCGACAGCCGCGGCGATACCGTCGATGTCCATGTCGATGTCGATGGGAATCGACGGTTCGTCGATCGATAACGGTATTATTTCTTCCAGTAAAAATTCCAACGACCTTCAGCGGAAAATGGAAGAGCTTAACAGACAAATCGAAGAACAGAAGCAACAAATACAAAACATTAGCTCGTCCTTTCTCGTCGAATCAACGCCTACTTTGCCG GGCTTAGGGCTGGACCCACCCACCGGCGACGAAAACGACGAAGAAGCCTACAGCCCATCGGACACAAGATCGTTCACGCCGCCGCCGCCCTCGGGTATTTCCAAATTTACGCAGCCGATCCTCGACAAAGTATCGAATATCACGATACCAGCGAATTTGCAAGAGATTCTGGCGAATGTGAAGCGACAAGAGAGTTCGAAAGTAGACCCGTATTTACCATCAAAGCCTAGTGCCACGTTTTTAACTACCGTCAACTCTTCGATTTACCAGAATTCAGAAAAGTATTCTTCACCGTCTCCCGTAAAACTTTCAGTTAGCGGTTCAGGGAAGTCCAATACCGAAAAGTCGTCGCTCGACTCGACGAATCATCGAGAGTCGCTGTCGAAGGAGAAGGAAAGTAAGAGTACGTTGAGCTCGTTGAGCGACCTGGACTTAATCAGAAAAGCGGAGGAAGAACTGGCCGCCGTCGCGGCCGCGTCGGCTGCAGCGGCGTCGGGGACCGCAGTGGCCGAAAAACCGATTCAGCCAACCCTATCCGCGACTTCAGCTCTTCCAACGATAGTAGGAACCCCCCCTCCTACGATAATACCGATGTCCACGAATCTCTCAGGTTTAGCTACGGCGACAGACTCTCCCTACGAGGGGACCTCGTACAAGAACCCATTCCCGGAAACGTTTAAACGAAACCTAGCCCCTGAACAGCCGAAACCCCCTGGCCTCGAAGACGAGGACTTTCCTCCATTCCCGTCCACGCCGCCGAGCGTGGAAAGTAGCGCGTCAAAGACGATGTCCCGTTCCAAGTTCGTTCCAAAGAGTGGTATCGTATTGAGCATCAAACGAAAGGTCGACGATTGTACCGCTGCTTCCGCTTCGAACAAAACGCCACGAGTTAAGTCACGCTGGGGTCAGGGTCCTTCGGATTCGGTTGACTAG